One region of Erythrolamprus reginae isolate rEryReg1 chromosome 8, rEryReg1.hap1, whole genome shotgun sequence genomic DNA includes:
- the TTC16 gene encoding tetratricopeptide repeat protein 16 isoform X1 → MEEGKKVEEPKAKVEEVKMSTIVMSFFPTAVTEEKLQESKEKTITRIFGTTRTLLKVKDPQRAGDFQGILKRKIDEHCQQGHLYFSEGEWEKAITCYTKALNLDPNKGELYEKKAEAFLQLCDFQSAAMHLRKVYRMSPKEEIRERLAFIVFLQGQSLYEQKIYLDALDSFTHACELQPQNTLYRMRSIACLAAMSRFNDCLQMVNEEVELENNNADLFVLRARLFEYFGKANCCFCNVQEALALDPDHVEARLLLKKMTKEAERSKDYAVALAIKGNLKGALLKINRAINYNPLDEKYFLFRGTLLRRLKDFSAAIDDYLRAVELCQADEGGEVRREAEKQVLLSYNDFAVHCYLKGCYEEAVLLLNKAIKGEKNEFGLYLNRGDCFLKLGQLNFAMADYQQALELSPLDPTLRHRIAWLSNESGLQDFREKHYLQAETHFSSAVENDPWEVKYYLNRAKTRVFLQEFLGAKEDMISALLLNPNKEEVQTLMCNLFPGESPESLLDSKIGDLTKTRLDRKLKLFPDGKASQRAPKSPGSEPLTNVYVHIEDRKAETSASEEEVVSEEKKLQKRMYEYQQKSNQAKEELKVARQNKPTLESKTVWLDARPSLLPKECPKEPYCWKKF, encoded by the exons atggaggagggaaaaaaggtcGAGGAACCCAAAGCAAAGGTGGAG GAGGTGAAGATGTCTACTATCGTTATGTCATTCTTCCCTACGGCCGTCACGGAAGAAAAGCTCCAGGAATCCAAGGAAAAAACCATCACTCGTATTTTTGGGACAACGAGGACTTTGCTGAAGGTTAAAGACCCCCAAAGAGCAGGAGATTTTCAGGGCATTTTGAAGAGGAAAATCGATGAGCA TTGCCAACAAGGTCATCTCTACTTCTCTGAAGGGGAATGGGAGAAAGCCATCACTTGCTACACGAAAGCCCTGAATCTGGATCCCAACAAG GGAGAACTTTACGAGAAGAAAGCGGAAGCCTTTCTCCAGCTTTGCGACTTCCAGTCTGCCGCGATGCACCTTCGGAAGGTCTATCGTATGTCACCAAAGGAAGAGATCCGAGAACGGCTGGCCTTCATTGTATTCCTACAG GGTCAGTCTCTGTACGAGCAGAAGATTTACCTGGATGCTCTCGACTCCTTCACTCACGCCTGTGAGCTCCAACCTCAGAACACACTTTACCGCATGAGGAG CATCGCCTGCCTGGCTGCGATGAGCCGCTTTAACGATTGCCTTCAGATGGTCAACGAGGAGGTGGAGCTGGAGAACAACAACGCCGACCTCTTCGTCCTGAGGGCACGTCTCTTCGAATACTTTGGGAAG GCAAACTGCTGCTTCTGCAACGTTCAAGAGGCCCTGGCGTTAGATCCTGACCATGTGGAAGCCCGCCTTCTCTTGAAGAAGATGACCAAGGAGGCCGAGAGGTCGAAGGATTACGCTGTTGCCTTGGCCATCAAGGGCAACCTGAAAGGGGCTTTGCTGAAGATCAACCGGGCCATCAACTACAACCCCTTGGATGAAAAGTATTTCCTCTTCAG AGGCACCCTCCTGCGCAGGCTGAAGGACTTCAGCGCGGCCATCGACGACTACCTGAGGGCCGTCGAACTGTGCCAGGCCGACGAGGGCGGCGAGGTGCGCCGCGAGGCCGAGAAGCAGGTGCTGCTGAGCTACAACGACTTTGCCGTCCACTGTTACCTCAAGGGCTGCTACGAAGAGGCGGTGCTGCTGCTCAACAAGGCCATCAAGGGGGAGAAGAACGAGTTCGGACTCTACCTCAACCGAGGAG ACTGTTTTCTGAAACTGGGCCAGCTGAATTTTGCCATGGCCGATTATCAACAAGCTCTCGAGCTGAGTCCTTTAGATCCCACCCTCCGGCATCGCATCGCTTGGCTCTCCAACGAGAGTGGATTGCAAgacttccgggagaa ACATTACTTGCAGGCTGAAACGCATTTCTCCTCGGCCGTGGAGAACGATCCTTGGGAAGTCAAGTATTATCTCAACCGGGCGAAGACTCGGGTGTTTCTTCAGGAGTTCCTGGGCGCTAAAGAAGACATGATCAGCGCCCTCCTGCTGAATCCCAACAAGGAAGAG GTCCAGACCTTGATGTGCAACTTGTTTCCAGGAGAAAGCCCCGAATCTCTCCTCGACAGCAAAATTGGAGATTTGACCAAAACTCGCCTGGATCGAAAGCTGAAATTATTTCCCGACGGGAAAGCCTCGCAGAG GGCTCCGAAATCACCAGGATCTGAACCCCTAACCAACGTGTACGTTCATATTGAGGACCGGAAGGCCGAGACGTCGGCGTCCGAGGAGGAGGTGGTTTCGGAAGAAAAAAAGCTGCAAAAGAGAATGTACGAATATCAGCAAAAGTCAAACCAG GCAAAAGAAGAGCTGAAGGTAGCTCGTCAAAATAAGCCAACTCTGGAATCCAAAACCGTCTGGTTAGATGCCCGCCCCAGTTTGCTCCCGAAGGAGTGCCCGAAGGAGCCGTACTGCTGGAAAAAATTCTAA
- the TTC16 gene encoding tetratricopeptide repeat protein 16 isoform X2, translating into MSTIVMSFFPTAVTEEKLQESKEKTITRIFGTTRTLLKVKDPQRAGDFQGILKRKIDEHCQQGHLYFSEGEWEKAITCYTKALNLDPNKGELYEKKAEAFLQLCDFQSAAMHLRKVYRMSPKEEIRERLAFIVFLQGQSLYEQKIYLDALDSFTHACELQPQNTLYRMRSIACLAAMSRFNDCLQMVNEEVELENNNADLFVLRARLFEYFGKANCCFCNVQEALALDPDHVEARLLLKKMTKEAERSKDYAVALAIKGNLKGALLKINRAINYNPLDEKYFLFRGTLLRRLKDFSAAIDDYLRAVELCQADEGGEVRREAEKQVLLSYNDFAVHCYLKGCYEEAVLLLNKAIKGEKNEFGLYLNRGDCFLKLGQLNFAMADYQQALELSPLDPTLRHRIAWLSNESGLQDFREKHYLQAETHFSSAVENDPWEVKYYLNRAKTRVFLQEFLGAKEDMISALLLNPNKEEVQTLMCNLFPGESPESLLDSKIGDLTKTRLDRKLKLFPDGKASQRAPKSPGSEPLTNVYVHIEDRKAETSASEEEVVSEEKKLQKRMYEYQQKSNQAKEELKVARQNKPTLESKTVWLDARPSLLPKECPKEPYCWKKF; encoded by the exons ATGTCTACTATCGTTATGTCATTCTTCCCTACGGCCGTCACGGAAGAAAAGCTCCAGGAATCCAAGGAAAAAACCATCACTCGTATTTTTGGGACAACGAGGACTTTGCTGAAGGTTAAAGACCCCCAAAGAGCAGGAGATTTTCAGGGCATTTTGAAGAGGAAAATCGATGAGCA TTGCCAACAAGGTCATCTCTACTTCTCTGAAGGGGAATGGGAGAAAGCCATCACTTGCTACACGAAAGCCCTGAATCTGGATCCCAACAAG GGAGAACTTTACGAGAAGAAAGCGGAAGCCTTTCTCCAGCTTTGCGACTTCCAGTCTGCCGCGATGCACCTTCGGAAGGTCTATCGTATGTCACCAAAGGAAGAGATCCGAGAACGGCTGGCCTTCATTGTATTCCTACAG GGTCAGTCTCTGTACGAGCAGAAGATTTACCTGGATGCTCTCGACTCCTTCACTCACGCCTGTGAGCTCCAACCTCAGAACACACTTTACCGCATGAGGAG CATCGCCTGCCTGGCTGCGATGAGCCGCTTTAACGATTGCCTTCAGATGGTCAACGAGGAGGTGGAGCTGGAGAACAACAACGCCGACCTCTTCGTCCTGAGGGCACGTCTCTTCGAATACTTTGGGAAG GCAAACTGCTGCTTCTGCAACGTTCAAGAGGCCCTGGCGTTAGATCCTGACCATGTGGAAGCCCGCCTTCTCTTGAAGAAGATGACCAAGGAGGCCGAGAGGTCGAAGGATTACGCTGTTGCCTTGGCCATCAAGGGCAACCTGAAAGGGGCTTTGCTGAAGATCAACCGGGCCATCAACTACAACCCCTTGGATGAAAAGTATTTCCTCTTCAG AGGCACCCTCCTGCGCAGGCTGAAGGACTTCAGCGCGGCCATCGACGACTACCTGAGGGCCGTCGAACTGTGCCAGGCCGACGAGGGCGGCGAGGTGCGCCGCGAGGCCGAGAAGCAGGTGCTGCTGAGCTACAACGACTTTGCCGTCCACTGTTACCTCAAGGGCTGCTACGAAGAGGCGGTGCTGCTGCTCAACAAGGCCATCAAGGGGGAGAAGAACGAGTTCGGACTCTACCTCAACCGAGGAG ACTGTTTTCTGAAACTGGGCCAGCTGAATTTTGCCATGGCCGATTATCAACAAGCTCTCGAGCTGAGTCCTTTAGATCCCACCCTCCGGCATCGCATCGCTTGGCTCTCCAACGAGAGTGGATTGCAAgacttccgggagaa ACATTACTTGCAGGCTGAAACGCATTTCTCCTCGGCCGTGGAGAACGATCCTTGGGAAGTCAAGTATTATCTCAACCGGGCGAAGACTCGGGTGTTTCTTCAGGAGTTCCTGGGCGCTAAAGAAGACATGATCAGCGCCCTCCTGCTGAATCCCAACAAGGAAGAG GTCCAGACCTTGATGTGCAACTTGTTTCCAGGAGAAAGCCCCGAATCTCTCCTCGACAGCAAAATTGGAGATTTGACCAAAACTCGCCTGGATCGAAAGCTGAAATTATTTCCCGACGGGAAAGCCTCGCAGAG GGCTCCGAAATCACCAGGATCTGAACCCCTAACCAACGTGTACGTTCATATTGAGGACCGGAAGGCCGAGACGTCGGCGTCCGAGGAGGAGGTGGTTTCGGAAGAAAAAAAGCTGCAAAAGAGAATGTACGAATATCAGCAAAAGTCAAACCAG GCAAAAGAAGAGCTGAAGGTAGCTCGTCAAAATAAGCCAACTCTGGAATCCAAAACCGTCTGGTTAGATGCCCGCCCCAGTTTGCTCCCGAAGGAGTGCCCGAAGGAGCCGTACTGCTGGAAAAAATTCTAA